The DNA region TGGGACGACCGGCTGGCCGGCAAGGACGAGGTAGTCGTGAAGGCGCCGTAGTCGACACGAGCCGGGTGGACAGTGGCCACCCAACCTCGTAACCTAACCGTGACCTACGTAACTACTACGTACTATCACGCTACCGAAGGTTCCCGCTGTTGTGACTTTGCTTGCGCTTGAAGCCCGATCGCGCGCTGCGGGTGCGCGTGTTGTCTCCATCATCGCGGTTATCGGTGTTCTTGCGGCGCTTCTGGCCTCCAACGTCAGCGCTGATCCAGCGGCCGACGCGCTCGCGGAATTGACCGAGCTGTCGCGACTGGCTGAGCAGACCACGGAGCAGATTCATACCGCACAAATCGACCTTGATGAGAAGCTTGCCGCGCAACAGATTGCGGAGGAAGTGGCGGCCTCTGATCGCGCCACCGCTGACGCAGCGTCGGCCGACTTGACGAAGTATCAGGGCGCAGTCGATACGTTCGCGGCCGCCGCTTATATGGGTGGGGGCTCCGGAACGTTGGAGGCCGCATTGACGGCGACCTCTCCACAGGAGCTCATTGATGAGTTAGCGGTCCAGAAGACGCTTGCTTCGGAGCTGACCGCGCAGATGGTCGCTTTCCGATCGGCCGGTGCGCGAGCCGCCGAGGCCGTGGAGCGGTCCGCGAAGTCGGCGGCGCAAGCGCGGGCCGCGGCTGACGAGGCCGCGGCCGTGCGAACTGACCTCGAGGCCAAACAGCGTCGTGTGGAGGAGCAGATTGCTGCCGTGCAGGCCCGCTATGAGGCTTTGACGCCAGACCAGCAGGCGATCTTGGCCGATCCGGGTCCGTCGCCCCCGCGCATTCCCTCGCCGACGAGTGATCCAAGCATTGTCGCCATGCCGGGCCCAGCCGCCGACGGATCGTTGGGAGGCACGACTGCGATTGTCCAAGCCGCGCTGACGCGGGTGGGGTCACCGTATTCGTGGGGCGCCACAGGTCCGGATGCGTTCGATTGCTCAGGATTGATCAAGTGGGCGTTCTTGCAGAACGGGAAGTCGTTGCCGCGATCCAGTCAGGCGCTTGCTCAAGGCGGGCAGCCAGTGGCCGTTGCAGATGTCCAACCCGGTGACATCGTGACGTTCTATGCCGATGTCTCTCATGCGGGAATCTACATCGGTGACGGGATGATGGTCCATGCGTCGACATACGGGACGCCGGTGAAGGTCGCGCCGATTTCCTCGGCACCGATCCATAACGTCCGGCGGTACTAGGCCGCCTCCAGATGGGCGTCCTTGCCCGTGACCCAATGGGACGGCCTGCGATGAGACTGGTCTGATCGGCGAGGTGTCTTCATCAAATCTTCACCGGAACACGAACCGTCCCATACTCCGAGTCGCCAGGCTTGAGGAGGCGGCGAGTGTGCTGCTGCGTGGACGCATGAGGTCCCATAGGTGCGTGAGGAAGGAAGTGCAATGCAGCACAAGCGATATGGATTTGGACTCGCGGCGCTAGCGTCGTCGGTCCTGTTTGTCGGGGCCTGTTCGGATACAGCAACGGACTCTCCGCCATCGACCAACACCACATCGGCAGCAGCGTCGGCCTCGCCCAGCGATGCCAGCGGCGACGCTGCCCACAACGACGCTGACGTGATGTTCACCCGCGGCATGATCCCTCATCACCAGCAGGCGATCGAGATGAGCAATATGCTTCTCGGCAAGCAGGGTATCGATCCCGAGGTCAGCTCGCTCGCCGAGGAAATCAAGAACGCTCAGGGGCCTGAGATCGAACAGATGCAGGGCTGGCTCCGGGAGTGGGGAATGTCGTCCGCGCCGGGCGGCAGCGGAATGCCTGGGCACGACATGCCTGGCCATCAAATGCCAGGCGGCGGCGACATGGGCGATATGGGCGACATGCCTGGTATGAGTGGCGGCGGCCACGGCATGATGTCGGAAGCCGACATGGCTGCGCTTCAGAATGCGCAGGGCGAGGAGGCCGCCCGGCTCTTCCTGACACAGATGATCGAGCATCACCAGGGCGCGATCATGATGGCCCAGCAGGAAATTGACAACGGTCAGTTCCCGGCAGCGGTCGAGATGGCAGGAAACATCGTGTCCTCGCAGCAAGCAGAGATCGACACGATGCAGGACATGCTGGACAAATAACAGTTCAGAGTTGGACCCGTCGGGTTTGCACTGGCTCGGCCTGGATGGACGGCGCCTCGTCCCGCGGTTGGGCGACAGGCAGATCGACGGTGAAGGTTGCACCGGTGCCGGGTCCGGCGCTCGCTACGGCAATTGATCCGCCGTGAGCCTCAACAAGTGCCTTGGCGATGGCGAGTCCTAGCCCGGCGCCGCCGTGCTGGCGGTCACGGGCCGCGTCTACGCGGTAGAACCGTTCGAACACCCGGGTGACGTGCTCGGCGGCAATCCCTTCACCGGTGTCGGCGACGGCGATGCTCAACCGGTCCCCGTCGCGGACACAGCTGATTTCGACCAAGCCGCCGGAAGGCGTGTGCCGCAGCGCGTTTTCCAGCAGATTGCCCAAGACTTGGGAGAGCCGTTGCTCGTCGGCCCACAACGACGGTAGTGCCTGCTGGAGGCGTACGCGGAGTGCAACTCCTCTGGTGTCGTAGCGTTCCTGCGCCGCGGCGACACATTGACGCGTCAAGCGGCCAATATCGATGGTGTCGTACGACATGGAGACTGCGCTTTCCTCGGCCTTGGCCAGCGCGGCGAGGTCATTGGAGAATCGCACCAGCCGGCGAGTCTGGTCGCGCAGCATGGCTGCTGTCTGCGGTGTCAGGGTCCGCACTCCGTCCTCGAGGGCCTCGATGTAGGCCTCTAGCACCGCGACTGGTGTGCGGATCTCGTGCGCCAGGTCTCCGAATAGCCGCTGCCTCGTCGAATCAACCGATTGAAGCTGGGAGGCCATCTGATTGAAGGCGGTGGAGAGCGCGTCAAAGTCGTCGCCCAGTCGCGGCGGCGACACACGGATGTCGTAGTTCCCTTTGGACACGTCCGTCGCTGCGGAGGCAACTTCGGTGATGGACCGCTGGAGTCGTCGACTGACATAAAAGCTGACTGCCAGCGCGGCCAGCGCCGATACTGCGAGGGCGCCCCCGATCGACATCACCGTTGCATAGCCGTAGGCCTCCTCGGCGTGCACCTCCTCCGGGGAGTCCACCGGCACCCCGGCACGGTGCAGATGTTCGCGAAACAGCGGAGGCCCGACGACAGCGGCCACCACCGCGGTCGTCGCGGCCCCGGCCACCAGGACAATGGCTTGGGCCGCCAGCAGTCGCAGCCCGATGCCAGGCCGTCGGCGCCGCCGGGGTGTTGACGCAGGCGGGGTCACTGTCCCGTCCCCATCCGGTATCCCACACCTCGCACCGTGGCGATGTAGCGCGGGCGCGTTGCATCGTCGCGAAGTTTGCGCCTCAGATGACCGATGTGCACGTCGACGAGGTGTTCGTTGCCGACCCAGGGGCCGTCGCGGACGATCTCGAGAAGCTGACGCCGGCTCAGTACAGTGCCTGGACGGCCTGAAAGGGCCTCGAGGATGTCGAACTCTGTGCGGGTCAACAAGATCTGCTCGTCGTCGATGCGTACCTCACGGGCGGCGACATCGATGCTGAGCGCCCCGAATCGCCGCGGTGGTGTGATCTCGAGTTCGGCACCTGCGACGGCCGATTGCAGTACGCGGGGCCGACGCAGCATGGCGCGAATGCGCGCTACCAGCTCACGCGGGCTGAAGGGTTTGGTGATGTAGTCATCGGCGCCGACGGTGAGGCCGACGACGGTGTCGATTTCGGTGTCGCGAGCGGTGAGCATCACGACGTAGGCGTCGGAGAACGTGCGCAACTGCCTGCAGACTTCAAGTCCATCGATGCCGGGCAGACCGATGTCGAGGACGACGACATCAGGGTCGAAGTCGCGCGCGATGGCGATCGCGTCGGCGCCGTCGCCGGCCACGACGGCCTCGAACTGCTCGCGTTCCAGATAGCTGGCAACCACTTCGGCCAGGGGAAGTTCATCGTCGACGACCAGCGCACGGTATCCCTTCGTCTGCTCAGACGATGTGAACGGGTGGTGCGTCATGTCCAATATGGTGCCCGCTGATGAGGCCGCGGTGGCCCAATCAGCCGGAGCCCGGCTTGATCTTCAGGAGATCTTTACAGGACGCATACCGATAGCGTCCTTCGGTTGGTCGACACTGTCTGCGTAGGAGGGCGAGATATGGGCTGGCTGATGGACGTTTGCCTGAGCCGTCTTGGTTGGGAAGCCTGGTTGATCCTTTGTGTTGCTGTCGTCGTGTTGTGGGTGGTCGCCATCGCTGGGGCGGCGGCCGTATTCGATGCATCTGCACGGCCGCGGCGTTCCGACCGCCGTGATGCACTCGAGGAGCCTACGCACGGCCACGCTGAAGCGGACTGACTCATCAGCGGTGCAACCGGTACTGCTGCGCGGCCGGTAGCAGGAGTGGGGGTGGCTGCCGGTGGCCGCGAGTCGGGCAGGGCGGTGTGCCGACGTGGCATGTCCAGAGGCCTACACCGCGGTAAGTACGTACTTAGTTAGTACTGCGTTGGAACGTACATCTCTGCGAAATAAGGAGAAACGCCTGTCCCAGTCTGAACTCGGCAACACCTGGTCAGGTCCCCGGCGTCTGGGCTGTTGGCCGCTACATTGGGAGGCTGCAGGGTGCCGCGCTGTGCGAATCGGCTACCTCGTCAGAGCGGGCAGGAGTTGCGGCGGATGGAACAGCGAGGATTCGGCGATCTCGAAGCGGTGGTCATGGACTGGGTGTGGGATCACCAGGAGCCTGTCACAGTGCGTGACGTGTTCGAGGACCTGTCACAACAGCGACCTATCGCGTACACCACGGTGATGTCGACCATGGACAACCTGTATCGCAAGCGGTGGCTCAAACGGCA from Mycobacterium sp. DL includes:
- the ripC gene encoding peptidoglycan hydrolase RipC; protein product: MTLLALEARSRAAGARVVSIIAVIGVLAALLASNVSADPAADALAELTELSRLAEQTTEQIHTAQIDLDEKLAAQQIAEEVAASDRATADAASADLTKYQGAVDTFAAAAYMGGGSGTLEAALTATSPQELIDELAVQKTLASELTAQMVAFRSAGARAAEAVERSAKSAAQARAAADEAAAVRTDLEAKQRRVEEQIAAVQARYEALTPDQQAILADPGPSPPRIPSPTSDPSIVAMPGPAADGSLGGTTAIVQAALTRVGSPYSWGATGPDAFDCSGLIKWAFLQNGKSLPRSSQALAQGGQPVAVADVQPGDIVTFYADVSHAGIYIGDGMMVHASTYGTPVKVAPISSAPIHNVRRY
- a CDS encoding DUF305 domain-containing protein, which codes for MQHKRYGFGLAALASSVLFVGACSDTATDSPPSTNTTSAAASASPSDASGDAAHNDADVMFTRGMIPHHQQAIEMSNMLLGKQGIDPEVSSLAEEIKNAQGPEIEQMQGWLREWGMSSAPGGSGMPGHDMPGHQMPGGGDMGDMGDMPGMSGGGHGMMSEADMAALQNAQGEEAARLFLTQMIEHHQGAIMMAQQEIDNGQFPAAVEMAGNIVSSQQAEIDTMQDMLDK
- a CDS encoding ATP-binding protein — its product is MTPPASTPRRRRRPGIGLRLLAAQAIVLVAGAATTAVVAAVVGPPLFREHLHRAGVPVDSPEEVHAEEAYGYATVMSIGGALAVSALAALAVSFYVSRRLQRSITEVASAATDVSKGNYDIRVSPPRLGDDFDALSTAFNQMASQLQSVDSTRQRLFGDLAHEIRTPVAVLEAYIEALEDGVRTLTPQTAAMLRDQTRRLVRFSNDLAALAKAEESAVSMSYDTIDIGRLTRQCVAAAQERYDTRGVALRVRLQQALPSLWADEQRLSQVLGNLLENALRHTPSGGLVEISCVRDGDRLSIAVADTGEGIAAEHVTRVFERFYRVDAARDRQHGGAGLGLAIAKALVEAHGGSIAVASAGPGTGATFTVDLPVAQPRDEAPSIQAEPVQTRRVQL
- a CDS encoding response regulator transcription factor, with product MTHHPFTSSEQTKGYRALVVDDELPLAEVVASYLEREQFEAVVAGDGADAIAIARDFDPDVVVLDIGLPGIDGLEVCRQLRTFSDAYVVMLTARDTEIDTVVGLTVGADDYITKPFSPRELVARIRAMLRRPRVLQSAVAGAELEITPPRRFGALSIDVAAREVRIDDEQILLTRTEFDILEALSGRPGTVLSRRQLLEIVRDGPWVGNEHLVDVHIGHLRRKLRDDATRPRYIATVRGVGYRMGTGQ